In Lotus japonicus ecotype B-129 chromosome 5, LjGifu_v1.2, one genomic interval encodes:
- the LOC130716843 gene encoding N6-adenosine-methyltransferase non-catalytic subunit MTB translates to MVMDSTDKREDEDWELTDKRKQRSRKYVNGDEGDGDRGEGEASEGGGRRRRSSKGEGGGGGDDYDSRSKHALMKKRQEESTLEKLSSWYEDGELEGGEKGRKVSSNSGSKHDGNSHSKEDYRSEAGREKGGRGSSEQGRSSRRKWDEADTTGSVRRGQEGGSEKGELRSAKREDGSRERSGSGRVEHGESKGSGGDKVVKGGTGSKEDRRSDSERGKSKGKSEVVDVYREDKVEKPRRHRTPTGYDGAENWDRPGNADEDGNVKVKDKTAKETGNSNRSRTPEKSGKRHQDSENSEMDYERSGSFKRKELENDGYKDDRSKGKDDTWNDRRKDRESSKESWKRRQPSNADKDSKNEDSGFDHSREWELPRHGYDRMDNDRPHGRPGGRKDGNRGEAVKTSTKFGISNDNYDVIEIQPKFVDYGKAESMPNLSRRPEGNQQYNAKSGNNYEDWPQNQEERARRNDLSGSGTPGEDLKERYADDDYEFYGGRGRSQKGVGSARSTGGQNSNSGGLQPQYGNQESGSFNRAGPQGIKGNRISRGGRIRPTGRDNQQVGMPLPMMGSPYGPIGMPPPGPMQTLTHGMSPAPGPPMSPGVFISPFTPAIWHGGRGVDMNIMGVPPVVSPVPPSPSGPRFNAANIGNQPNPAMFYNQSGPGRGIPPSISSPGFNPTGPMARGTAPDKIPGGWVPPKGGSLGKAPSRGEQNDYSQNFVDTGMRPQNFIRELELTNVVEDYPKLRELIQKKDEIVEKSATAPMYYKCDLKEFELTPEFFGTKFDVILVDPPWEEYVHRAPGVADHMEYWTFEEIMNLKIEAIADTPSFIFLWVGDGVGLEQGRQCLKKWGFRRCEDICWVKTNKSSAGSALRHDAHTLFQHSKEHCLMGIKGTVRRSTDGHIIHANIDTDVIIAEEPPYGSTQKPEDMYRIVEHFALGRRRLELFGEDHNIRSGWLTLGKELTSSNFHKEAYVKSFADKDGKVWQGGGGRNPPPEAPHLVVTTPDIEALRPKSPMKNQQQMQQQQSVSISLTSGSASNRRPAGNSPQNPTALGASQDASSSNPSTSAPWASSPLESFKGREGSVLPSDDKVPEMYGFHAQPPPGYLDFEAFRQMNML, encoded by the exons ATGGTTATGGATTCAACCGACAAGAGGGAGGATGAGGATTGGGAATTGACCGATAAGAGGAAGCAGAGGTCGAGGAAGTATGTAAATGGGGATGAGGGTGACGGTGACCGCGGCGAGGGTGAAGCTTCTGAGGGAggcgggaggaggaggaggtctAGCAAGGGTGAGGGAGGAGGTGGCGGTGATGATTATGATTCGCGGTCCAAGCATGCGTTGATGAAGAAGAGGCAGGAGGAGAGCACATTGGAGAAGCTTAGCAGTTGGTATGAGGATGGTGAGTTGGAAGGTGGGGAGAAGGGGAGGaaggtttcgtcgaattcgggTTCCAAGCATGATGGTAATTCGCACAGTAAAGAGGATTATAGGAGTGAAGCCGGCAGAGAGAAAGGCGGGCGGGGGTCGTCTGAGCAGGGTAGGAGTTCTAGGAGGAAATGGGATGAAGCTGACACTACTGGTAGTGTTAGAAGGGGACAAGAAGGTGGTTCTGAGAAAGGGGAATTGAGGAGTGCTAAGCGCGAGGATGGATCTAGGGAGAGGAGTGGATCTGGTAGAGTTGAGCATGGGGAGAGTAAAGGCTCTGGGGGTGATAAGGTTGTGAAGGGTGGAACTGGAAGTAAGGAGGATAGAAGGAGTGATTCTGAGAGGGGGAAGAGTAAAgggaagtcggaggtggtggaTGTTTATCGTGAGGACAAGGTTGAGAAGCCTAGGCGGCACAGAACGCCCACCGGGTATGATGGAGCTGAAAACTGGGACAGGCCAGGAAATGCAGATGAGGATGGGAATGTGAAGGTTAAGGATAAGACTGCTAAAGAAACCGGGAACTCGAACAGATCAAGGACGCCCGAGAAGAGTGGGAAACGCCATCAGGATTCGGAGAACTCAGAGATGGATTATGAAAGAAGTGGTAGCTTTAAAAGGAAGGAGCTCGAAAATGATGGCTATAAGGATGACAGGTCCAAAGGAAAAGATGATACTTGGAATGACAGGAGGAAAGATCGGGAAAGTTCTAAGGAGAGTTGGAAAAGGAGGCAACCAAGTAATGCTGACAAAGATTCAAAAAATGAGGACAGCGGCTTTGATCACAGCAGAGAATGGGAGTTGCCTAGACACGGTTATGACAGGATGGACAATGATAGGCCTCATGGTCGACCTGGTGGTAGAAAAGATGGAAACAGGGGAGAGGCTGTGAAAACATCAACGAAATTTGGAATTTCAAACGATAATTATGATGTGATAGAGATTCAGCCCAAGTTCGTTGACTATGGGAAAGCAGAATCTATGCCCAACCTTAGTCGGAGACCTGAAGGTAATCAACAGTACAATGCTAAGTCAGGCAATAATTATGAAGACTGGCCACAAAATCAGGAAGAAAGAGCAAGAAGGAATGATTTATCTGGTTCCGGGACACCCGGTGAAGACCTGAAGGAGCGATATGCTGATGATGACTATGAGTTTTATGGGGGGAGAGGAAGAAGTCAGAAAGGTGTTGGATCTGCTCGAAGTACTGGTGGGCAAAACTCTAACAGTGGTGGCTTGCAGCCTCAATATGGAAACCAGGAGTCTGGATCCTTTAACAGAGCTGGTCCACAAGGAATAAAAGGGAACAGGATTAGTAGAGGAGGAAGGATTAGGCCTACTGGGAGAGACAATCAGCAGGTTGGAATGCCATTGCCAATGATGGGATCACCCTATGGACCTATTGGCATGCCTCCGCCTGGGCCAATGCAGACCCTTACCCATGGTATGTCACCTGCTCCTGGTCCACCAATGTCCCCTGGAGTCTTCATTTCACCTTTTACTCCAGCTATTTGGCATGGAGGTCGAGGTGTCGATATGAATATAATGGGTGTTCCACCTGTTGTTTCTCCTGTACCCCCGAGTCCTTCAGGTCCAAGATTTAATGCTGCTAATATAGGTAACCAACCAAATCCTGCAATGTTTTATAACCAATCAGGCCCTGGAAGGGGAATTCCCCCAAGCATTTCTAGTCCTGGTTTTAATCCTACAGGACCAATGGCTAGAGGAACAGCACCTGATAAAATTCCAGGGGGTTGGGTTCCTCCTAAAGGTGGAAGTCTTGGCAAAGCTCCTTCCAGAGGTGAACAGAATGATTACTCTCAAAACTTTGTTGACACTGGGATGCGGCCGCAGAATTTTATTAGAGAGCTTGAGCTCACAAATGTAGTAGAGGACTACCCTAAGCTTAGGGAGCTTATACAGAAAAAGGATGAGATTGTGGAAAAATCTGCAACGGCTCCCATGTATTATAAGTGTGATCTGAAAGAGTTTGAATTGACTCCAGAGTTCTTTGGAACGAAGTTCGATGTCATTCTTGTAGATCCCCCGTGGGAGGAGTATGTACACCGCGCCCCTGGTGTTGCTGACCACATGGAGTACTGGACATTTGAAGAAATAATGAATCTCAAGATTGAG GCTATAGCGGATACACCTTCTTTCATATTTCTTTGGGTGGGTGACGGAGTAGGCCTTGAACAAGGTCGTCAATGTCTAAAGAAG TGGGGATTTCGTAGGTGTGAAGATATATGTTGGGTAAAGACAAACAAAAGTAGTGCAGGTTCAGCACTGCGGCATGATGCACATACTTTATTTCAACATTCAAAG GAGCACTGCTTGATGGGCATTAAAGGAACTGTTCGTCGAAGTACTGATGGTCATATAATTCATGCCAACATTGACACGGATGTGATTATTGCTGAAGAACCTCCTTATG GTTCAACACAAAAACCTGAAGACATGTATAGGATCGTTGAGCACTTTGCCCTTGGAAGGAGAAGGCTTGAACTATTTGGTGAAGACCACAATATCCGATCTGGTTGGCTGACTCTTGGTAAAGAACTGACGTCTTCAAATTTCCATAAAGAG GCATATGTGAAGAGTTTTGCTGACAAAGATGGGAAAGTTTGGcagggaggtggaggaagaaatCCACCTCCAGAGGCACCTCATCTGGTGGTGACTACTCCTGATATAGAGGCACTCAGGCCAAAGTCCCCAATGAAGAACCAGCAACAAATGCAGCAACAGCAATCAGTATCCATTTCTCTGACGTCAGGAAGTGCGTCAAACAGAAGGCCTGCCGGAAATTCGCCGCAGAATCCAACTGCACTTGGTGCCAGCCAAGACGCTTCTAGCTCAAACCCTTCTACCTCAGCTCCTTGGGCTTCTTCACCTCTGGAGAGCTTTAAGGGACGTGAAGGTTCTGTATTGCCTTCAGATGATAAAGTACCTGAAATGTATGGGTTTCATGCACAACCACCACCAGGCTATCTAGATTTTGAAGCATTCAGACAAATGAATATGTTGTAA